One genomic region from Sulfurimonas sp. encodes:
- a CDS encoding SIR2 family NAD-dependent protein deacylase codes for MSKVLILSGAGISAESGISTFRDSDGLWENHRIEDVCTTGCLDTNEEGTKKFYDERREDIKDKKPNYAHQLIVELKQKYPKDIAVLTQNVDDLFEKAGMKSDEIIHLHGFLKELRCRDCDEIFDIGYKTQDSFSLVCPSCGSKLRPNIVFFGEAAPKYQILTQKLNECELIVIIGTSGNVLDVTYFAQLTDKSILNNLEKSLAIDDSYFTKVYYAKATDAIAEIAEYIEEFLEEL; via the coding sequence ATGAGTAAAGTTTTAATTTTATCAGGTGCTGGAATAAGTGCTGAGTCTGGCATCTCTACTTTTAGAGATAGCGATGGACTGTGGGAAAATCACCGCATAGAAGATGTTTGTACAACAGGTTGCTTAGATACCAATGAAGAAGGTACAAAAAAGTTTTATGATGAAAGACGAGAAGATATAAAAGATAAAAAACCAAACTATGCTCACCAACTTATAGTAGAGTTAAAACAAAAATACCCCAAGGATATAGCAGTACTTACTCAAAATGTAGATGATTTGTTTGAAAAGGCTGGTATGAAAAGTGATGAAATTATACATCTTCATGGTTTTTTAAAAGAGCTTAGATGTCGAGATTGTGATGAGATATTTGATATTGGCTATAAAACTCAAGACTCATTTTCTCTTGTTTGTCCATCGTGTGGCTCAAAACTAAGACCAAATATCGTGTTTTTTGGAGAAGCGGCACCAAAATATCAGATACTTACTCAAAAACTAAATGAGTGTGAATTAATAGTAATAATTGGAACAAGTGGAAATGTTTTAGATGTGACATACTTTGCACAACTTACAGACAAATCAATATTAAATAACCTAGAAAAAAGTCTAGCAATAGATGATAGTTATTTTACTAAAGTATATTACGCAAAAGCAACAGATGCAATAGCTGAGATAGCTGAATATATAGAAGAATTTTTAGAAGAGTTGTAA